The DNA sequence TAAGAGCATTTTAGtttccaataaaaaaatgtcaaatgttaaaagataaaagaataaacagaagaaaaaataatttagtataatatttaaaaaatatacttcaatgttaaatttgataaacttaataaaggaattaaaaaaatctaaatttatggTGACGGATAATTTGTTTTAGTGCATCCTTACCTACTGAATTTAACTTTGGTTTGTACAAATTgacaagaacaaaaaaaaaaactcaaatttacattaaatatatttagcaTTAATATAAGtgataagaaatatataatgaGGTTCATTTAGAATGAGATTGTTATATCATAAGCAATCATATATCAGATTTTAAGAGTCCATCTATACTTAAATAGAATCAAAATATggtatttagttttaaaatcaatttcttataatataataattttaaaatgtgatattttttttactaagttatattttaaaatataaaagataaaattgataaaataataattctaattttaaaataaattatttaaaaaataaaataaaataaaaaccagaaaaaatctcttatatacaataaatatatattcaatagGAAGATGAAGGTTACAAACAGATAGCACTTTAATTTCTAATTgtgtttgtattttgttttaattcagGATAAGTGAAcccatgttaaataaaaaataattctaattacataaatttttaattaaataatatttgagcTTACGTCACAAATAATAATTgcattaacttttaattattaagtttaGATTTTACGTAAACTTAAATCATCCACCAAAAAAGTTAAACACATGATACAactgataattaaaaaaaatgacatttcaTATGATTTTACGATTTTGCTCAATACCTATATAATTTTACAAGTTTGTTGCGATGAAACGtgaaatctaaattaaaaatactatgcaaaattatattatcttatGGATTCAATCTCgattttaactataatattattactacttaatttttttttcttaacgaaatttaaaatgaaaagaaaaatctgaAATGAGGCTTAAATGAGAATTCCTTTCTAACAAAATCATGCCAATAATTAGGTATTGCTAAACTTTTTCAATAACCAACCAAACACTTCGATATTAATATTTACGAACACATGTCTAGACATCGACAGGTAGCAGAAGGATtgatacaaaaaattaataattacaggTTCCAAGGTGTGAAAACCAAAATCGATTGTTTTTTCTGAGGTTTGCCAACAAGGGTAGCACAGAGGAACACTTGACAAGATGAACTGGAAaaggaattaaaataaacaatttaaaaaacaaaaataaatgaacttcaaaatttgaaagacaaaattgtatttaaatcaaaatttaattcatgcaagactttattattatttttaaaaaatgtttgacAAGTAAACGTGGtcattactttttaaatattctgGACCATATTACAACAGATGGTTGGTACATACAGAGTTCTATTTTTCTTAGCAGACTTTAAAATGCAGCGaacacacaaaataaataaataaaagagcaCAATGACATATTATAAGATGTAGAAGCATCTGaacctcatttatttattttcttgatgtagaaattaaaatgtaacgaaataaatagaatataaaatgTACCATCTGAATGAGTGAATCCACGTACagttgtatttattttctttatttctttatataggGAGCAAATATATTACGTGTAGTAGTACGTAATTATTATGTAATGCAATAAACAGAGTATAGAAATCTCTCTcttcaataaattttttgaatgttACAAATTAAGAATTTGTCTGAAACAATGCCAGAAAGGATGAACCAACCACGTTCTCCATTGCTTGCTTCTGGTCAAAGTTTAACTCAAAAGCACTGACACTGAGTAGTGAGTTTTGTAAGCAAAAGGAACATCTTTTTCGCTTTAATTTCAACTCTGCCACTCCGCTCCTCACGCTCCCATCAAAACCCAACCTCTATTACAGTTCACAATTCAAGTTCAAGATCTCATCTCGACCAACCAAAAAGATTCTTACTCCAACACTGTTcttgttatcattattattattattactggtttttcttattattgtaGTACTACAAACATACTCCTTTTTTCACTCCCAATCAGTAATCAGGATCCTCCAGTGTTCAATCATTGAAAATAACCAACTTCCTCTCTACACCTTTTACTTCGTTGTGTGTGAGTTGAAAATCCGTGCTTGCTTGGAGTCTTTTGAACTTTGATCCTACTAGTTCTTCAAACAGTTTTCTCCTtttatgtttacttttttttttcttttggggtTTATGGTTTACGTTACATGAATCATGGGAAATGTTTCTTCTATATTACAGTTTCATTATAACGCGTGTTTAACTTGTTCCGTTGCGTGTCTCGAGGTTAAGGGGTTCAAGTTCAACCTATAGTGGGTGTCTAGAAGCTTTGTTTCGTTGATCGTTGTTTCTCGTGAGTCAGCTAGATTGACTTTTAGCTGATAGGAACCgagaaaataggaaaagaacAGATCTTTGAGTAGTACTAGGTAGCAGTGATAGCTTCTATAGCTTTCATAATCGTGTCTTATTATATAAGGTCTTTTATTTAGGGGCGTGTTTCATTTCATGTTCTTGGGTAGTGATAATGCCTGTTCCCAACGGAGAAGAGCAGGTTCTGTTTGCATCAGAAAATGCAAATGAGGTTTCAAAGTCACCCTCGTTGGATTTGAACCCAGATTCCGATTCAGGTGATGGGTCCCCACCTGTTTCCACCGTTTACACTGATGTGGGTGTCGTGCCAGAACACCAAAAGAACGAGCTTGAGCACTTTATATCCAATTTAGAGAGTATGAATAATTGAAGTCACACCCATGTCTCTGTTTCTTGGTATTATGGTTTATGGATTTAAATCTGTGAAATAAATGTTGCTGATTCATTCTTCTGGGTCGGGCTGAATTGCTTGTGTAGGAGAGATAGAGGAGTTGAGGGTCAAGCAGAAGAAATTGGATAAAAAACGAAGAGAAGCACTGAGCAAGATATTGGATATCAAAGGTACTAACTAATAcactaattatatatttgactAAATAAGGTTATTGTTAATTGTTTACAAACCGTTGGAGAATTGTGTTTTGCTATCCAGGGAGCATTCGGGTATTTTGTAGAATTCGACCAAATCTGGTAACGGAGAAGAGAAGAATTTCTGAGCCGGTATCAGCTGGACCAGAGAAAATTCGGGTTAAGTGGGGAGGAACAAGGAAAGATTTTGAGTTTGATAAAGTTTTTACTCAAGAAACAAGCCAAGGCTAGTATTATTAAGTGTTGGTGTCCTTCTGAATTTTGATTATCTTATTGTAGTTGTACTAAAGAGGGTATTGTGCGCTTGTTTGAACTCTGCAGAAAGTGTATTTGTTGAGGTTGAGCCAATTCTGAGATCTGCAATGGACGGGCACAATGTATGTGTGTTTGCTTACGGTCAAACAGGCACAGGCAAGACATTCACCATGGTTAGTCAATTCAACGTTGTGTTGATGTTATTTGTGTGCTTGTGCTAAACACTTCTGTTACCTAGTATACGTTGCAGCATTGACAAGGAATAGTTCTTTTTAGGATGGTACAAACGAACAACCTGGGATTATTCCGCGTGCTCTTGAAGAGCTCTTTCATCAAGCCTCTTTGGATAGCTCATCTGCTTTCACCTTTTCGATGAGCATGTTAGAAGTTTATATGGGCAATCTCAGGGATTTGCTAGCTCCAAAACCGTCTGGTAGAGCACATGAACAACCTATGACAAAGTGGTAACatatttttgttccttttttgTATTCACTTGAGATTTCAATGATTGAATTCTGCAGAATAGTATGTACGAAAATCTGGATAACTACCtaaactaactaactaactaaccCCTTTATATAGCAATCTGAACATCCAAACCGATCCAAAGGGGTTGATTGAAATTGAGGGTCTCTCTGAAGTGCAAATAAGTGATTATGCGAAAGCGAAATGGTGGTACAACAAGGGGAGAAGGTTCAGATCTACGTCGTGGACTAATGTGAATGAAGCATCAAGCAGGTCACACTGGTGGGTGATAGGTGTAGTTAGAtacttaaaagtattttaatggTTTTCTCAGCTTGATGGTTACTTTATCTGTTTAGCTTCATATATCTAGCTTAACGAGGATAAGCATATTTCGACGTGGGGATGCTTTGGAAGCTAAAAGTGAAGTAAGCAAACTGTGgatggttgatcttggaggcagcGAACGGTTGCTTAAAACTGGAGCCAAAGGACTCACACTGGATGAGGGCAGAGCCATTAATCTTTCTCTTTCAGCTTTAGCTGATGTTGTTGCAGCTTTGAAGAGGAAGAGGGGTCATGTGCCTTACAGGTAAATACATTTTCTTCTGTATCTTTAAAATACATTGGTGGACCCTGATTCTGAtgtttcataaaagaaatttaatatattaacatcCATGTATAGAACAACATAAAAAATCCCAGAAGAGAATCTGAACTCGAATTTGTTTCTGTCACTGCCAATTATGTTCCAGCTGCTAGATCCTTTGAGTGCCTTAAAAATCAATTCAGCTACTGAGTCCTATTTTACTGTGGCTAGTTTTTTATACTATCCTTGTTTCTTTCTAGACAGTCAAAGTACAAGTGGTTAGTGATTCATGCTACTTTGCTTGCAGGAATAGCAAGCTGACTCAATTACTCAAAGATTCTCTTGGTATGATATTATTTCTTGATTTCTAAACTAAATTGTACACCACCAACTTTTGTGCACTAAAACttgtacaaaattataaattcatagAAGTTGAAATATTTACGTTTGTGTTAGCATGTGCTGttttatatctaaaatataaaaggtCTGATCTTTGTAACCACATACTCAAGGGTACGGCTCAAAGGTTTTGATGCTCGTGCATATAAGCCCTTCTGAAGAAGATGTCTGTGAAACAATTTGCTCCTTGAACTTTGCGAAGAGAGCGAGAGCAATAGAATCCAACAAAGAAGTGTCCATGGTAACTTTCTTAACTTTTTCTTAAGCAAGTTAGTTCCTCAGTAGATACTGTTTGAAGATTGCTGAATGCATGCGTACACTGTAGGAAGTGAAGAAGCAAAGGGAGAAGAAGATTATGGATCTAGAAGAAGACATCAAGGAAGCTGAAAAACAACGCCAGAATTTAAGGGAACAAACAGAGAAGATTGAGTTGAAGTTAAACGATAGTAAAAAGCTCTTAACAGTCACAGATAGTCTTGTGGAAAGTGATGACATGAAAGCCTCAAGCAGTCCCAAAGATGATGTGAAAGAGGTGATTGAAACCCCCAAAGCATCTAAGAAATCTATCAAAACAAACTTCTCCAACTCAATGCCTCGATTCATGACTTCAACAGTTGCAAGTCGCCAAAGACAAAGTGCTGCAGAGCGAGACATTGGCACTGTGAAAATGAAAAGCCATAGATCAACAATGGTGTCGAGAAGTTCCATCCATTTTTCGTATTCCCAATCGTTGAGTTATTCAGATATCCGTATCAAAGCATTGCTGCGAAGTTCAAATGGAAAATCTCGGCATGCTGAAGCAGATAGTGTTCC is a window from the Vigna unguiculata cultivar IT97K-499-35 chromosome 7, ASM411807v1, whole genome shotgun sequence genome containing:
- the LOC114191880 gene encoding kinesin-like protein KIN-14U; the protein is MPVPNGEEQVLFASENANEVSKSPSLDLNPDSDSGDGSPPVSTVYTDVGVVPEHQKNELEHFISNLEREIEELRVKQKKLDKKRREALSKILDIKGSIRVFCRIRPNLVTEKRRISEPVSAGPEKIRVKWGGTRKDFEFDKVFTQETSQESVFVEVEPILRSAMDGHNVCVFAYGQTGTGKTFTMDGTNEQPGIIPRALEELFHQASLDSSSAFTFSMSMLEVYMGNLRDLLAPKPSGRAHEQPMTKCNLNIQTDPKGLIEIEGLSEVQISDYAKAKWWYNKGRRFRSTSWTNVNEASSRSHCLTRISIFRRGDALEAKSEVSKLWMVDLGGSERLLKTGAKGLTLDEGRAINLSLSALADVVAALKRKRGHVPYRNSKLTQLLKDSLGYGSKVLMLVHISPSEEDVCETICSLNFAKRARAIESNKEVSMEVKKQREKKIMDLEEDIKEAEKQRQNLREQTEKIELKLNDSKKLLTVTDSLVESDDMKASSSPKDDVKEVIETPKASKKSIKTNFSNSMPRFMTSTVASRQRQSAAERDIGTVKMKSHRSTMVSRSSIHFSYSQSLSYSDIRIKALLRSSNGKSRHAEADSVPILEPVLTERPKCNDLEPKVTTPRSRMVTSSDQSLRISLGRHRRRMSDLI